A window from Deltaproteobacteria bacterium encodes these proteins:
- a CDS encoding dihydrolipoamide acetyltransferase family protein, whose translation MAYEFKLPDIGEGVVEGEIVKWLVGPGETVTEDQPLVEIMTDKASVEIPSPRAGSILSLEGAEGDVVAVGQTLLVIDVGDGEAPRARPEPAAKAAAPAAAPPEAPLASGLPDRAAPAAGGDTPPARLEGGLPARTTSPLAGRIQPSRRPAAATGAPVLASPAVRKQARDLGLDLSALQGSAPGGRITAGDLRGGASPVGSVTSAPKAPGFAPVPPGVAPPPPGGESRTPMKGVRRAIARAMQHSKNTAAHFTFVEEVDMRALVHMRDSLKGPAAERGAKLTYLPFFVKAATIALQKHPQLNCTLDEESGEIVYRGYYNIGMAAATDAGLMVPVIKNAEKLSLVEIALEIDRLAEAARKGKAKLDELQGSTFTITSLGAQGGLFATPVINFPEVAIMGIHQIKEKPIVDQGQIVPGKVMLLSLSFDHRLVDGHIGAAFAYEMVGLLEHPERLFLDAI comes from the coding sequence ATGGCCTACGAGTTCAAGCTGCCGGACATCGGCGAGGGCGTGGTCGAGGGTGAGATCGTCAAGTGGCTCGTGGGTCCCGGCGAGACGGTCACCGAGGATCAGCCCCTGGTCGAGATCATGACCGACAAGGCGAGCGTGGAGATCCCCTCTCCCCGCGCCGGGAGCATCCTCTCCCTGGAGGGCGCCGAGGGTGACGTGGTCGCCGTGGGCCAGACCCTCCTGGTGATCGACGTCGGCGACGGTGAGGCCCCCCGGGCCCGGCCCGAGCCCGCGGCGAAGGCGGCCGCGCCCGCCGCCGCGCCCCCGGAGGCGCCGCTGGCCTCGGGGCTGCCCGATCGCGCGGCGCCCGCCGCGGGCGGCGACACGCCGCCGGCCCGCCTCGAGGGCGGCCTCCCGGCCCGGACCACCTCCCCCCTCGCCGGCCGGATCCAGCCCTCGCGCCGGCCGGCCGCCGCCACCGGCGCTCCGGTGCTCGCGAGCCCGGCGGTCCGCAAGCAGGCCCGGGACCTGGGCCTCGACCTCTCCGCCCTCCAGGGCTCGGCCCCCGGCGGCCGGATCACCGCCGGCGACCTGCGGGGCGGCGCCTCGCCGGTGGGCTCGGTCACGTCCGCGCCGAAGGCCCCGGGCTTCGCGCCGGTGCCCCCGGGCGTCGCGCCGCCTCCCCCCGGAGGCGAGTCGCGCACCCCGATGAAGGGGGTGCGCCGGGCCATCGCCCGCGCGATGCAGCACTCGAAGAACACCGCCGCCCACTTCACCTTCGTGGAGGAGGTGGACATGCGGGCGCTGGTGCACATGCGGGACTCCCTCAAGGGGCCCGCCGCCGAGCGGGGCGCGAAGCTCACCTATCTGCCCTTCTTCGTGAAGGCGGCGACCATCGCCCTGCAGAAGCACCCCCAGCTCAACTGCACCCTCGACGAGGAGAGCGGCGAGATCGTCTACCGCGGCTACTACAACATCGGCATGGCCGCCGCGACCGACGCCGGCCTGATGGTGCCGGTGATCAAGAACGCCGAGAAGCTCTCGCTGGTGGAGATCGCCCTCGAGATCGACCGCCTCGCCGAGGCCGCTCGCAAGGGCAAGGCGAAGCTCGACGAGCTGCAGGGCTCGACCTTCACCATCACCTCCCTGGGCGCCCAGGGCGGGCTCTTCGCCACCCCGGTGATCAACTTCCCCGAGGTCGCGATCATGGGCATCCACCAGATCAAGGAGAAGCCCATCGTCGACCAGGGGCAGATCGTCCCGGGCAAGGTGATGCTCCTCTCCCTCTCCTTCGATCACCGCCTGGTCGACGGTCACATCGGTGCGGCCTTCGCCTACGAGATGGTGGGGCTCCTCGAGCACCCCGAGCGGCTCTTCCTGGACGCGATCTAG